A single window of Solanum dulcamara chromosome 5, daSolDulc1.2, whole genome shotgun sequence DNA harbors:
- the LOC129889901 gene encoding flavonoid 3'-monooxygenase CYP75B137-like, which yields MYLPNTFCLYPRPLIPLLKFHFPPHWSCQFPFLSLAQIMSLKFFKPLFDSFSCSWKESNIEQNGVFFSYVLGIVALLWFFWLFIKSKKGQPPLPPGPKALPLLGNLHSLDPELHTYFASLSQTYGPICRLWLGKKIGIIITSPALAREVLKEQDTVFANRDVPVAGREATYGGTDIVWTPYGPKWRMLRKVCVQEMLNGSTLDSVYALRRRELRQTINYFYSQVGLPVNIGEQMFLNVLNVITSMLWGGTVKGEERASLGAEFRHVVTKMTELLGTPNLSDFYPGLARFDLQGVTKKMKVLAKRFDRIFESMIDKRQDIDRNGGMETGVGQQSKDFLQVLLKLKDDEAAKMPLTMPELKALLMDMVVGGTDTTSNTVEFAMAEIMNKPDVLRKLQQELDTVVGKDNIVEESHIQQLPYLYAVMKEILRLHPALPLLVPHCPSKTGIVGGYTVPKGSRVFVNVWAIQRNPSIWKNPTEFHPERFLENKWDYSGNDFNYFPFGSGRRICAGIAMAERMFMYSLASLVHSFYWKLPEGETLDLTEKFGIVLKKKIPLVAIPTPRLSNPTLYE from the exons ATGTATCTGCCGAATACTTTTTGTCTTTATCCAAGACCTCTCATTCCTTTATTAAAATTCCATTTTCCACCACATTGGTCCTGCCAATTTCCATTTCTCTCTTTGGCTCAAATAATGtctctcaaattcttcaaacCTCTGTTTGATTCTTTCTCATGTTCCTGGAAGGAATCAAATATTGAGCAAAATGGTGTATTTTTCTCCTATGTTCTTGGTATTGTAGCTTTACTATGGTTTTTCTGGCTTTTCATTAAGTCAAAAAAGGGACAACCTCCATTGCCACCAGGGCCTAAAGCTTTGCCTTTGCTAGGTAATCTCCATTCTCTTGATCCTGAACTTCACACCTATTTTGCATCTCTTTCCCAGACTTATGGCCCCATTTGTAGACTCTGGCTTGGTAAAAAAATTGGAATTATTATTACTTCGCCTGCCTTAGCTCGCGAGGTTCTTAAGGAACAAGATACCGTTTTTGCTAACAGAGATGTGCCTGTTGCTGGTAGAGAAGCTACATATGGTGGTACTGACATAGTTTGGACTCCTTATGGACCGAAATGGCGGATGTTGAGGAAAGTTTGTGTTCAAGAAATGCTTAATGGTTCCACTTTAGATTCTGTTTATGCATTAAGGCGACGGGAGCTTAGACAAACGATCAATTACTTCTATAGTCAGGTGGGATTGCCTGTGAATATAGGTGAACAGATGTTTTTGAATGTACTTAATGTGATTACAAGCATGTTATGGGGTGGCACAGTGAAGGGTGAGGAAAGAGCTAGTCTTGGGGCAGAGTTTAGGCATGTTGTCACTAAGATGACTGAGCTGTTAGGTACTCCAAATCTTTCTGATTTTTATCCGGGCTTGGCCAGGTTCGATTTGCAGGGTGTAACAAAGAAGATGAAAGTGTTGGCAAAGAGATTTGATAGGATATTTGAGAGCATGATTGATAAAAGACAGGATATTGATAGAAATGGTGGGATGGAAACTGGTGTTGGCCAACAAAGCAAGGATTTTTTGCAAGTTTTGCTGAAACTGAAAGATGATGAAGCTGCCAAAATGCCTTTGACCATGCCTGAACTCAAAGCCTTACTCATG GATATGGTTGTTGGTGGAACCGACACAACCTCCAACACGGTTGAGTTTGCCATGGCTGAAATTATGAACAAACCAGACGTCCTGAGGAAATTACAACAAGAACTAGATACAGTTGTGGGAAAAGATAATATAGTGGAAGAGTCCCATATTCAACAGTTACCATATTTGTATGCAGTTATGAAAGAAATCTTGCGTCTACATCCAGCACTTCCACTCTTAGTTCCTCATTGTCCTAGTAAGACAGGCATTGTTGGAGGATACACTGTTCCTAAAGGATCTCGTGTTTTCGTAAACGTATGGGCTATACAGAGAAATCCTTCTATCTGGAAAAATCCAACTGAATTTCATCCAGAGAGATTTTTGGAGAATAAATGGGATTATAGTGGAaatgatttcaattattttccCTTTGGTTCTGGAAGAAGAATCTGTGCGGGAATAGCCATGGCAGAGAGGATGTTCATGTATTCACTGGCTTCACTCGTTCATTCTTTTTACTGGAAGTTGCCTGAAGGAGAGACATTAGACCTTACAGAGAAGTTTGGGATTGTTCTGAAGAAGAAAATACCTCTGGTGGCTATACCTACTCCAAGATTATCCAATCCAACACTGTATGAGTAA
- the LOC129889904 gene encoding cytochrome P450 93A3-like, with protein MASAPLNDLWIAVLALSIVFLTILWYKLNKEESRLPPGPRGFPIVGFLPFLRPNLHHQLTELSQQYGPIYKFWLGGKLCVVLNSPSLAKEVVRDQDSVFANRDPPIAALIGTYGGLDIGFSPYGSYWRDMRKLLVREMLNNRNLEACYSLRRNEVRKTIKNVHTKIGNPVEIGELAFVTEMNVVISMIFGSNFVENMEKHRKDGTEFKELVVKFAQVMGKPNISDFFPMLSRFDLQGIQKEMEAFLKLIDSVLDPAINECMKMLSDKREGEIHTNEKKHLIQILLELMEQRDIGISLDLVKIKAILLDIMIGGTDTTITTVEWVMAELLNNPEIMSKVQQELKHVVGMNNIVEESNLPNLHYLDAVLKETLRLHPALPLLIPKRPSQSAIVGGYTIPEGTKVFLNVYAIHRDPQVWESPLEFQPERFLSPSTNLDYAGNNMKYLPFGSGRRICAGLPLAEKMVMFMMASLLHSFDWKLTEGEKVDLSEGLGLVIKKNERLFAIPTPRLPNFELYQ; from the exons ATGGCTTCAGCACCTTTAAACGATCTTTGGATTGCAGTTCTCGCCCTTTCAATTGTGTTCCTGACAATTCTATGGTACAAATTGAACAAGGAAGAATCCAGGTTGCCACCAGGGCCTCGTGGCTTTCCGATTGTTGGATTCTTACCATTCCTCCGCCCCAATTTGCATCACCAGCTCACAGAATTGTCTCAACAGTATGGTCCAATTTACAAGTTTTGGCTAGGAGGAAAGCTATGTGTTGTTTTGAACTCACCATCCTTAGCCAAAGAAGTGGTTCGTGATCAAGACTCTGTTTTTGCCAACCGTGACCCTCCAATTGCAGCATTAATAGGCACATATGGTGGACTAGATATTGGATTTTCTCCCTATGGCTCCTACTGGCGTGATATGCGCAAACTGTTAGTAAGGGAGATGCTAAACAACAGGAACCTTGAGGCCTGTTATAGCCTTCGGAGAAACGAGGTCAGAAAGACAATCAAAAACGTGCATACCAAGATTGGTAACCCTGTCGAGATTGGTGAATTGGCCTTTGTAACTGAAATGAATGTAGTCATTAGTATGATCTTTGGCAGCAATTTTGTGGAGAATATGGAGAAGCATAGAAAAGATGGAACTGAATTCAAGGAATTGGTGGTGAAATTTGCTCAAGTGATGGGAAAGCCGAACATATCAGACTTCTTCCCTATGCTTTCCAGGTTTGATTTACAAGGAATACAGAAAGAGATGGAGGCTTTTTTGAAGTTGATTGATAGTGTATTGGACCCTGCCATAAATGAATGCATGAAGATGCTTTCGGACAAAAGAGAGGGTGAAATCCATACGAATGAGAAGAAACATCTTATACAGATCCTGTTAGAGCTAATGGAGCAGAGAGACATTGGTATATCACTGGACTTGGTGAAAATAAAGGCCATCTTGCTG GACATTATGATTGGCGGGACTGACACTACAATCACGACGGTCGAGTGGGTAATGGCTGAGCTTCTGAATAATCCGGAGATAATGTCAAAGGTGCAGCAGGAATTGAAACATGTTGTAGGGATGAATAACATTGTTGAAGAATCCAATTTACCAAATCTGCACTATCTTGATGCAGTTTTAAAGGAGACGTTACGTTTACACCCTGCATTACCACTGCTAATCCCAAAGCGTCCGAGCCAATCTGCAATAGTAGGTGGATACACCATACCTGAGGGAACTAAAGTATTCTTGAATGTTTATGCAATTCATAGGGATCCTCAAGTGTGGGAAAGTCCACTAGAATTCCAGCCTGAAAGGTTCTTGAGTCCCTCGACGAATTTAGACTATGCTGGAAATAATATGAAGTACCTTCCATTTGGATCAGGGAGGAGAATTTGTGCTGGCCTTCCCTTAGCAGAGAAAATGGTCATGTTTATGATGGCTTCATTGTTGCATTCCTTTGATTGGAAACTCACTGAGGGCGAAAAGGTTGATCTTTCAGAGGGACTTGGACTCGTCATCAAGAAAAACGAGAGGCTATTCGCCATCCCTACTCCCAGGTTACCGAATTTCGAGCTATATCAGTAA